Part of the Streptomyces sp. NBC_00457 genome, CATAGTGCTTCAGGCGATCGACCGGTATCTGGAGCAAGAGGCCGACCGGGCCACGGTCCGTCGCCTGGGGGCGAAGTACGCAGCGGGCCACGCCGACCTGCTGCGGAGGCTGGGGGAGTAGATGAAGTACCTCACGGTCCAGGAGGTCCTGGACCTGGCGGAGCTGGCGTGCGGGGAGCAGACGCAGGTCGCCGTACGTGACCTGGGTCTGCTCAGCTCGGCCGTCCATCGCCCCCAGTCGCAGATGTTCGGCGTCGAGGCGTACACGGACCTCTTCGAGAAGGCTGCCGCGCTGTTTCAATCGCTGGCTGTGAATCATCCTCTGGTGGACGGCAACAAGCGCATGGCGTGGATGTGCACCGTCGTCTTCCTCGACTTCAACGGTACTGAGATGCTCGACGTCGATCAGGACGAGGCGTACAAGCTCGTCATCGAGGTGGCATCCGGCGGCCTGGAGGACGTGGGGCTGATCGCCCTCCGCTTGAGGGCGCTGCACGAGGCCATGTGACCTCGGTCCCATCCAAGGCAACCCCGGCACAGTCCGCCCGTTGGCGGAAACCCGGCGCCGGTAGGGTGGCCCGGTTGTCATACCCAGCCGAGCCGCCCGACCCCTTCACCGGAGACC contains:
- a CDS encoding Arc family DNA-binding protein — protein: MNLRLRDDQQEALKLRAEEEGRSMHAIVLQAIDRYLEQEADRATVRRLGAKYAAGHADLLRRLGE
- a CDS encoding type II toxin-antitoxin system death-on-curing family toxin — translated: MKYLTVQEVLDLAELACGEQTQVAVRDLGLLSSAVHRPQSQMFGVEAYTDLFEKAAALFQSLAVNHPLVDGNKRMAWMCTVVFLDFNGTEMLDVDQDEAYKLVIEVASGGLEDVGLIALRLRALHEAM